From Klebsiella electrica, the proteins below share one genomic window:
- a CDS encoding 6-phospho-beta-glucosidase, whose protein sequence is MKKITLPKDFLWGGAVAAHQVEGGWNKEGKGPSICDVLTGGAHGVPREITHEVEAGKYYPNHEAIDFHGRYKEDIRLFAEMGFKCFRTSIAWTRIFPQGDETQPNEEGLQFYDDMFDELLKYNIEPVITLSHFEMPLHLVQQYGGWTNRKVVDFFVRFAEVVFERYKHKVKYWMTFNEINNQRNWRAPLFGYCCSGVVYTDHKNPEETMYQVLHHQFVASALAVKAARRINPQMQVGCMLAMVALYPFSCKPDDVMFAQESMRERYVFTDVQLRGYYPTYVLNEWERRGFNIAMAAGDEQILREGTCDYLGFSYYMTNAVKAEGGSGDAISGFEGSVPNPHVKASDWGWQIDPVGLRYSLCELYERYQKPLFIVENGFGAYDKVEEDGSINDDYRIDYLRAHVEEMIKAVTYDGVELMGYTPWGCIDCVSFTTGQYSKRYGFIYVNKHDDGTGDMSRSRKKSFNWYKEVIASNGENL, encoded by the coding sequence ATGAAAAAAATCACCTTACCAAAAGACTTTTTATGGGGCGGCGCGGTCGCGGCACACCAGGTGGAAGGCGGCTGGAATAAAGAGGGCAAAGGCCCGAGCATTTGCGATGTGCTGACCGGCGGCGCCCACGGCGTTCCACGCGAAATCACCCATGAAGTGGAAGCCGGGAAATACTACCCGAACCACGAAGCCATCGACTTCCACGGCCGCTACAAAGAAGACATCAGGCTGTTTGCCGAAATGGGCTTCAAGTGTTTTCGTACCTCCATTGCCTGGACCCGTATCTTCCCGCAGGGTGATGAAACTCAGCCCAACGAAGAGGGGCTGCAGTTTTATGACGACATGTTCGATGAGCTGCTGAAGTACAACATCGAGCCGGTTATCACCCTCTCCCACTTCGAAATGCCGCTGCATCTGGTGCAGCAGTACGGTGGCTGGACCAACCGCAAAGTGGTCGATTTCTTTGTGCGCTTCGCCGAAGTGGTCTTCGAGCGCTATAAGCACAAAGTGAAATACTGGATGACCTTCAACGAGATCAATAACCAGCGCAACTGGCGCGCCCCGTTGTTCGGCTACTGCTGTTCCGGCGTGGTCTATACCGATCACAAAAACCCGGAAGAGACCATGTACCAGGTGCTGCATCACCAGTTCGTTGCCAGCGCGCTGGCGGTGAAGGCGGCGCGACGCATCAATCCGCAGATGCAGGTCGGTTGTATGCTGGCAATGGTGGCGCTCTATCCGTTCTCCTGTAAACCTGACGATGTGATGTTCGCTCAGGAGTCGATGCGTGAACGTTACGTCTTTACCGACGTGCAGCTGCGCGGTTACTACCCGACCTACGTTCTCAATGAGTGGGAGCGTCGCGGGTTTAACATCGCGATGGCAGCGGGCGATGAGCAGATCCTGCGCGAAGGCACCTGCGATTACCTCGGTTTCAGCTACTACATGACCAACGCGGTCAAAGCGGAAGGCGGCAGCGGCGATGCCATCTCCGGCTTCGAAGGCAGCGTACCGAACCCGCACGTCAAAGCCTCCGACTGGGGCTGGCAGATTGACCCGGTGGGCCTGCGCTACTCGCTGTGCGAACTGTACGAACGCTATCAGAAACCGCTGTTTATCGTTGAAAACGGCTTCGGCGCCTACGACAAAGTGGAAGAAGACGGCAGCATCAACGACGACTACCGTATCGACTACCTGCGCGCGCATGTGGAAGAGATGATCAAAGCGGTGACTTACGATGGCGTCGAGCTGATGGGCTACACCCCGTGGGGCTGTATCGACTGCGTCTCCTTTACCACCGGCCAGTACAGCAAGCGCTACGGTTTTATTTACGTGAACAAGCATGACGACGGTACCGGCGACATGTCCCGCTCGCGCAAAAAAAGCTTCAACTGGTATAAAGAGGTCATTGCCAGCAACGGTGAAAATCTCTGA
- a CDS encoding MurR/RpiR family transcriptional regulator, protein MFSHAAIASLNNLEMMVYHYVIKNRDKVMYMTIRELAEAAGVSTTTVLRFCRKLQCEGYSEFRVRFKLYLEQNQPQQANIGASEIMSFFKSVNNDEFDHLLERAVDIILASERIIFVGAGTSGALAKYGARFFSNVGKFSNHIDDPYFPVTNDMARNALAIVLSVSGETEEILRFASQFSLHNCKVMSVTSHEHSRLAKLADFNLSWHVPQTRIGGVYDITTQIPVIYILESLGRKLARKLS, encoded by the coding sequence ATGTTTTCCCACGCCGCGATCGCCAGTCTCAATAATCTTGAGATGATGGTCTACCACTACGTCATTAAAAATCGTGACAAAGTGATGTATATGACCATCCGCGAGCTGGCAGAAGCCGCCGGGGTCTCGACGACCACCGTCCTGCGCTTTTGTCGTAAGCTGCAGTGCGAAGGCTACTCGGAGTTTCGCGTCCGCTTTAAATTATATCTTGAGCAGAACCAGCCTCAACAGGCAAATATCGGCGCCAGCGAAATTATGAGTTTTTTTAAAAGCGTCAACAATGACGAATTTGATCATTTACTCGAGCGCGCCGTCGATATTATTCTCGCATCGGAACGTATTATATTTGTCGGCGCAGGCACCTCCGGCGCGCTGGCAAAATATGGCGCACGCTTTTTCTCCAACGTCGGGAAATTCAGCAATCATATCGACGACCCTTATTTCCCGGTCACCAACGACATGGCGCGTAACGCGCTGGCGATCGTCCTGTCCGTTTCCGGGGAGACCGAAGAGATTCTCCGCTTCGCCAGCCAGTTCAGCCTGCATAACTGCAAGGTGATGTCGGTCACCAGCCATGAGCACTCCCGACTGGCGAAGCTGGCGGACTTTAACCTCTCCTGGCACGTCCCGCAAACCCGCATCGGCGGCGTGTATGATATTACCACCCAAATTCCGGTTATTTATATTCTGGAATCCCTGGGGCGTAAATTAGCCCGTAAACTCAGCTGA
- the gcvP gene encoding aminomethyl-transferring glycine dehydrogenase, translating into MTQTLGQLENRGAFIERHIGPDAQQQQEMLNIVGADSLNALTGQIVPQDIQLATPPQVGDATTEFAALAELKAIAGRNKRFKSYIGMGYTAVQLPPVIQRNMLENPGWYTAYTPYQPEVSQGRLESLLNFQQVTLDLTGLDIASASLLDEATAGAEAMAMAKRVSKLKNANRFFVAADVHPQTLDVVRTRAATFGFDVIVDEAEKALDHQDVFGVLLQQVGTTGEVHDYSTLIAELKARKVVVSVAADFMALVLLTAPGKQGADIVFGSAQRFGVPMGYGGPHAAFFAAKDEFKRSMPGRIIGVSKDAAGNTALRMAMQTREQHIRREKANSNICTSQVLLANIASLYAVFHGPEGLKRIASRIHRLTDILADGLQKKGLRLRHAHYFDTLCVEVVDKAAVLARAEALEINLRSDIHNAVGITLDEATTREDVLNLFRAIIGDDHGLDIETLDKDVALDSRSIPESMLRNDAILTHPVFNRYHSETEMMRYMHSLERKDLALNQAMIPLGSCTMKLNAAAEMIPITWPEFAELHPFCPAEQAEGYHQMIAQLSDWLVKLTGYDAVCMQPNSGAQGEYAGLLAIRHYHESRHEGHRDICLIPSSAHGTNPASAQMAGMQVVVVACDKNGNIDLADLRLKAEQAGENLSCIMVTYPSTHGVYEETIREVCEIVHQSGGQVYLDGANMNAQVGITSPGFIGADVSHLNLHKTFCIPHGGGGPGMGPIGVKAHLAPFVPGHSVVQIEGMLTRQGAVSAAPFGSASILPISWMYIRMMGAEGLKQASQMAILNANYIATRLKEAFPVLYTGRDGRVAHECILDIRPLKEETGISELDIAKRLIDFGFHAPTMSFPVAGTLMVEPTESESKVELDRFIEAMLAIRSEIDRVKAGEWPLEDNPLVNAPHTQGELVAEWHHPYTRELAVFPAGLANKYWPTVKRLDDVYGDRNLFCSCVPMSEYQ; encoded by the coding sequence ATGACTCAGACTTTAGGTCAGCTTGAAAACCGCGGCGCCTTTATTGAACGTCACATCGGTCCGGATGCTCAGCAACAGCAGGAGATGCTGAATATCGTCGGCGCCGATTCGCTTAACGCTCTGACTGGCCAGATTGTGCCGCAGGATATTCAGCTGGCGACCCCTCCGCAGGTGGGTGACGCGACTACCGAATTCGCCGCGCTGGCGGAGCTGAAGGCGATCGCCGGTCGCAACAAGCGCTTCAAGTCTTACATCGGCATGGGCTACACCGCCGTGCAGCTGCCGCCGGTTATTCAGCGCAATATGCTGGAAAACCCGGGCTGGTATACCGCTTACACCCCTTACCAGCCGGAAGTTTCCCAGGGCCGCCTGGAATCACTGCTGAATTTCCAGCAGGTGACCCTCGATCTGACCGGGCTGGATATCGCCTCCGCCTCGCTGCTGGATGAGGCGACCGCCGGTGCTGAAGCGATGGCGATGGCTAAACGCGTCAGCAAGCTGAAGAATGCGAATCGCTTCTTCGTTGCCGCCGATGTACATCCGCAGACCCTGGACGTGGTGCGCACCCGCGCCGCAACCTTTGGCTTTGATGTCATCGTTGATGAGGCGGAAAAAGCGCTCGACCATCAGGACGTTTTCGGCGTACTGCTGCAGCAGGTGGGCACCACCGGCGAAGTTCATGACTACAGCACGCTGATCGCCGAACTGAAAGCGCGCAAAGTCGTGGTCAGCGTCGCCGCCGACTTCATGGCGCTGGTGTTGTTGACCGCGCCGGGCAAACAGGGGGCCGACATCGTCTTTGGCTCCGCCCAGCGTTTTGGCGTGCCGATGGGCTACGGCGGCCCGCACGCGGCTTTCTTTGCCGCAAAAGATGAATTTAAACGCTCGATGCCGGGCCGTATTATCGGCGTATCAAAAGATGCCGCCGGTAACACCGCGCTGCGTATGGCGATGCAGACCCGCGAACAGCATATCCGTCGCGAGAAAGCGAACTCCAATATTTGTACTTCCCAGGTACTGCTGGCAAACATCGCCAGCCTGTACGCGGTGTTCCACGGGCCAGAGGGCCTCAAGCGCATCGCCAGCCGTATCCATCGCCTGACCGATATTCTGGCCGACGGGCTGCAGAAAAAAGGACTCAGGCTGCGCCACGCCCACTACTTCGACACCCTGTGCGTGGAAGTGGTCGACAAAGCGGCGGTGCTGGCACGCGCCGAAGCGCTGGAAATTAACCTGCGCAGCGACATCCATAATGCCGTTGGTATCACCCTTGATGAAGCGACAACCCGCGAAGATGTGCTGAACCTGTTCCGCGCCATTATTGGCGACGATCATGGTCTGGATATTGAGACGCTGGATAAAGACGTGGCGCTCGACAGCCGCTCGATCCCGGAAAGCATGCTGCGTAACGACGCGATCCTGACGCACCCGGTGTTCAATCGTTACCACAGCGAAACCGAGATGATGCGCTACATGCATTCGCTGGAGCGTAAAGATCTGGCGCTGAACCAGGCGATGATCCCGCTGGGATCCTGTACCATGAAGCTCAACGCCGCGGCGGAAATGATCCCGATCACCTGGCCTGAATTTGCCGAGCTGCACCCGTTCTGCCCGGCGGAGCAGGCGGAAGGCTACCACCAGATGATCGCCCAGCTCTCTGACTGGCTGGTAAAACTGACCGGCTACGACGCCGTCTGCATGCAGCCAAACTCCGGCGCGCAGGGCGAGTATGCGGGCCTGCTGGCTATTCGCCACTATCACGAAAGCCGCCATGAAGGCCATCGCGACATCTGCCTGATCCCAAGTTCTGCGCACGGCACCAACCCGGCATCGGCACAGATGGCCGGTATGCAGGTTGTGGTTGTCGCCTGTGATAAAAACGGCAACATTGATCTTGCGGATCTGCGCCTCAAGGCGGAGCAGGCGGGTGAAAATCTCTCCTGCATTATGGTGACCTACCCGTCAACGCACGGCGTTTACGAAGAGACGATCCGCGAAGTGTGCGAGATAGTGCATCAGTCCGGCGGGCAGGTTTACCTCGACGGCGCCAACATGAACGCCCAGGTCGGCATTACCTCTCCGGGCTTTATCGGCGCGGACGTCTCGCACCTTAACCTGCACAAAACCTTCTGCATTCCGCACGGCGGCGGCGGTCCGGGTATGGGACCGATTGGCGTCAAAGCGCATCTGGCGCCGTTTGTTCCGGGCCACAGCGTGGTACAGATAGAAGGGATGCTGACCCGTCAGGGCGCGGTTTCCGCTGCACCGTTCGGCAGCGCTTCCATTCTGCCAATCAGCTGGATGTATATCCGTATGATGGGGGCCGAAGGGTTGAAGCAGGCGAGCCAGATGGCAATCCTCAATGCTAACTACATCGCGACCCGCCTGAAAGAGGCGTTTCCGGTGCTTTATACCGGTCGCGACGGTCGCGTGGCGCACGAATGTATTCTGGATATTCGTCCTCTGAAAGAAGAGACCGGTATCAGCGAGCTGGATATTGCTAAGCGTCTGATCGACTTCGGTTTCCACGCGCCGACGATGTCCTTCCCGGTTGCCGGTACTCTGATGGTTGAGCCGACGGAATCAGAAAGCAAAGTTGAGCTGGACCGCTTCATAGAGGCGATGCTGGCGATTCGTAGTGAAATCGATCGCGTGAAAGCGGGCGAGTGGCCGCTGGAAGATAACCCGCTGGTGAACGCCCCGCATACCCAAGGTGAGCTGGTGGCGGAATGGCATCATCCGTATACCCGCGAGCTGGCGGTATTCCCGGCTGGTCTGGCGAATAAATACTGGCCGACGGTGAAGCGTCTGGACGATGTCTACGGCGACCGTAACCTGTTCTGCTCCTGTGTACCGATGAGCGAATACCAGTAA
- a CDS encoding SDR family oxidoreductase, with protein MAIALITGASRGIGQATALLLAQEGYTVVVNYHHDIGAAMAVVNEIVVLGGKAVALGADISDEAQVVAMFDGIDRLEEPLTALVNNAGILFAQSTVENLTAARINQVLSTNVTGYFLCCREAVKRMSHRHGGKGGAIVNVSSAASRLGAPGEYVDYAASKGAVDTLTTGLSLEVAAQGIRVNGVRPGFIYTGMHASGGEPGRVDRVKAGLPMQRGGQPEEVAQAIAWLLSDKASYVTGSFLELAGGK; from the coding sequence ATGGCTATAGCACTGATTACCGGCGCCAGCCGCGGAATAGGTCAGGCGACGGCGCTGCTGCTGGCGCAGGAAGGGTATACCGTGGTGGTTAATTATCATCACGACATCGGTGCGGCGATGGCGGTGGTCAACGAGATCGTCGTCCTCGGCGGTAAAGCCGTTGCGCTGGGGGCAGATATCAGCGATGAGGCGCAGGTGGTGGCGATGTTTGACGGGATCGACCGTCTTGAGGAGCCGCTGACCGCGCTGGTTAACAACGCCGGTATCCTGTTTGCACAAAGCACCGTGGAAAACCTTACCGCTGCGCGGATTAATCAGGTGCTGAGTACCAATGTCACCGGTTATTTCCTCTGTTGCCGGGAGGCGGTGAAGAGGATGTCACATCGCCACGGCGGCAAAGGCGGGGCTATCGTTAATGTTTCATCGGCGGCATCGCGTTTGGGCGCGCCGGGGGAATATGTGGATTATGCCGCCTCGAAAGGGGCCGTGGATACGTTGACCACCGGACTGTCGCTGGAAGTGGCGGCGCAGGGGATTCGCGTCAACGGCGTGCGTCCCGGCTTTATCTACACCGGGATGCACGCGTCGGGCGGCGAGCCCGGGCGCGTGGATCGGGTGAAAGCGGGGCTGCCGATGCAGCGCGGCGGGCAGCCGGAGGAGGTCGCACAGGCCATCGCCTGGCTGCTGAGCGACAAAGCCTCTTATGTGACAGGTAGTTTCCTGGAGCTGGCCGGTGGCAAATAA
- the yqfB gene encoding N(4)-acetylcytidine aminohydrolase, which translates to MQPNDITFFQRFQDDILAGRKTITIRNAAESHFKTGDVLRVGRYEDDGYFCTISVTATSTVTLDSLTERHAEQENMTLAQLRQVITAIYPGEDQFYVIEFKKL; encoded by the coding sequence ATGCAGCCGAATGACATAACCTTTTTTCAGCGCTTTCAGGACGACATCCTCGCCGGGCGTAAAACCATCACCATTCGTAATGCCGCCGAGTCGCATTTTAAAACCGGCGACGTGCTGCGCGTCGGCCGTTATGAAGATGACGGCTATTTTTGCACGATTAGCGTGACGGCGACGTCCACGGTGACGCTCGACAGCCTCACGGAACGCCATGCCGAACAGGAGAATATGACCCTCGCGCAGCTGCGGCAGGTGATTACGGCGATCTATCCCGGCGAAGACCAGTTTTATGTTATTGAATTCAAAAAGCTTTGA